Proteins from one Gibbsiella quercinecans genomic window:
- a CDS encoding DeoR/GlpR family DNA-binding transcription regulator — translation MLPIERHRLIVEELNLHGRVLVAELVNLCRVSQETIRRDLTRLEKKGLLQRSHGGAVVMRKHERNLPEKNSNFSEHELAFRLRMHENTQQKTQIAKRALDFINPGDCILLDSSTTTWFLARQLPDVELTVLTNSLQIVQTLAAKERIRTICLGGEYSAHNEDFNGVVAEQPLKDFLINKTFFSCSSLGNDGYLRAANENNAHLKQQMLLASERKYLLLDAGKFLRPSFARICHYRDVDFLITDSLKDKELQQELAWNGVNVIDCSQRANAMQLMNHQKI, via the coding sequence ATGTTGCCGATTGAAAGACACCGCTTGATCGTGGAGGAATTAAATCTTCATGGCCGGGTACTGGTTGCTGAACTGGTGAATCTTTGCCGGGTATCACAGGAAACGATTCGCCGCGATTTAACCCGCTTGGAGAAAAAGGGTTTATTACAACGCAGCCACGGCGGCGCGGTAGTAATGCGAAAACATGAGCGCAACCTGCCCGAAAAAAACAGTAATTTCAGCGAACATGAATTGGCTTTTCGTTTGCGTATGCATGAAAACACGCAGCAAAAAACGCAAATCGCCAAGCGGGCGCTCGATTTTATCAACCCGGGCGACTGTATTTTACTGGACAGCAGCACCACAACCTGGTTTCTGGCGCGCCAGTTGCCGGATGTCGAGCTGACGGTGTTAACCAACTCACTGCAGATCGTCCAGACGCTGGCGGCCAAAGAACGTATTCGCACCATTTGCCTGGGGGGAGAATACTCCGCGCATAACGAAGATTTTAACGGCGTGGTGGCGGAACAACCCTTAAAGGATTTTCTGATTAATAAAACGTTCTTTTCATGCAGCAGCCTGGGCAACGATGGTTATTTACGTGCGGCAAATGAAAACAATGCCCATTTAAAACAGCAGATGCTGCTGGCATCGGAAAGAAAATATTTATTGCTCGATGCGGGGAAATTCCTGCGCCCCTCATTCGCGCGCATCTGCCATTACCGTGACGTCGATTTTTTAATTACCGACAGTTTAAAAGATAAGGAACTCCAACAGGAACTGGCATGGAACGGCGTGAATGTGATTGATTGCTCACAGCGCGCCAATGCCATGCAGTTAATGAATCATCAAAAAATATAG